Within the Thermoanaerobaculia bacterium genome, the region ACGCGAACCGGCGCCGGATCGCGGTCGCGCACGGCGTCGTCTTCCTGATCGTGCTCGCGGGAAACATCGGCGGCGCGCTCCTGCCGATCGGCGATCCCCCGCTCTATCTCGGGTACCTCTCCGGCGTGCCGTTCTTCTGGACGCTCTCCCTCTGGCGCGAGTGGCTGTTTCTCGCCTCGGCGCTGCTCCTCGTCTTCTTCTTCTGGGACCTGCGGCTCTTCCGGAGAGAGGGATTCGTCGGCGAGGACGAGACGCGAACGCTCGGAAGAATCCGGGTCCAAGGCCTCGTCAACGCGCCGATCCTCGTTGCCGCGCTCGCTTCGGCGGTGCTCCTGCGCGGGGCCGCGCGGCCGGCCGCGCTCGCCGCCTGCGCCGCTCTTTCATGGTGGGCGACGCCCCGGGAGGTCCGGGAACGGAATCGCTTCACCTTCGAGCCGGTCGAGGAGATCGCCGTGATCTTCTTGGCGATCTTCGGGACGATCGCGCCGGCGCTCGAGCTCCTCGGCCGCCATTCCGCGCCCTTCGCGTCGGCGCGCGCGTATTTCTGGGCGACGGGCGGGTTTTCGGCCGTCCTCGACAACGCCCCCACTTATCTTTCCGCGCTCGAATCCGCGCGGAAGCTTCCGACGGCCGCCGGCGCGGCGATCGTGGCCGGCGTCCGCGAGGAAATCCTGCGCGCGATCTCGCTCGGAGCGGTTTTCTTCGGCGCCCTCACGTACATCGGCAACGGCCCGAACCTCCTCGTCCGGTCCATCGCCGTCTCTCGAGGCGTGAAGATGCCCGGCTTCCTCCGCTACACGGCGATCGCGGGCGCGATCCTCCTGCCGCTCTTCGCCGTCGTGACGTTCGTTTTCCTCTGATGCGCTGCGGGTCGTTGCCGCGCCGGGACGATGCGGCCGGACAGGCCCGAGGCGCGGCGTCTCACATTCGAGCCCGCGGAGATCGCGACCCCGC harbors:
- a CDS encoding sodium:proton antiporter → MRPPSAIDLAPFGLALVSLALLPSVASHLWEKRAFRLAWALVLVLPSVAMSGARGAWRPLAHAAGEYVDLVALLGSLFVISGGIALAGRLEGTPIVNTALLGIGTVLASFLGTPGAATLMIRPYLHANRRRIAVAHGVVFLIVLAGNIGGALLPIGDPPLYLGYLSGVPFFWTLSLWREWLFLASALLLVFFFWDLRLFRREGFVGEDETRTLGRIRVQGLVNAPILVAALASAVLLRGAARPAALAACAALSWWATPREVRERNRFTFEPVEEIAVIFLAIFGTIAPALELLGRHSAPFASARAYFWATGGFSAVLDNAPTYLSALESARKLPTAAGAAIVAGVREEILRAISLGAVFFGALTYIGNGPNLLVRSIAVSRGVKMPGFLRYTAIAGAILLPLFAVVTFVFL